Proteins from a single region of Pelotomaculum isophthalicicum JI:
- a CDS encoding YwmB family TATA-box binding protein encodes MPVNEQRKLLTVFGVLVGLSLIILFLLLTPAGQKLVNINSEETLLLNILKSSGADLKTTHVTGWVKVDNSASGVNEPEEIASLAAGLLGLNVAACKTENWQNAYARGSEITGALPDGSPVSVLGQIMEYPEGNVVSHIMVNLAAGDYRKVRTYKKRIGQALSQCGKDERVAVSLSGWLEKDLSDEELTARAEELMSGAGAVVQERVAKDNLVSLTGYSARFSRDLRYAGKEVNLNVAIRRSPSSHGALIYVASPVILTEY; translated from the coding sequence ATGCCCGTTAATGAACAAAGAAAATTATTGACGGTTTTTGGAGTACTTGTTGGGCTGTCCTTAATTATCTTGTTTTTGCTCCTAACACCGGCAGGCCAAAAGCTGGTTAACATAAACAGTGAAGAAACACTGTTGCTGAACATTCTGAAGTCATCTGGAGCTGACCTCAAAACCACCCACGTAACCGGTTGGGTGAAAGTTGACAATTCTGCGTCAGGTGTGAATGAGCCGGAAGAAATAGCCAGTCTGGCCGCCGGTCTGCTGGGCTTGAACGTAGCTGCCTGTAAAACGGAAAACTGGCAAAACGCGTATGCCCGAGGCAGCGAGATAACAGGAGCGTTGCCTGACGGCAGCCCGGTTTCCGTGCTCGGACAGATAATGGAATATCCGGAGGGGAATGTTGTATCGCACATCATGGTCAATCTGGCGGCGGGGGATTATAGAAAGGTGCGAACTTACAAAAAGCGGATAGGACAAGCTTTAAGTCAGTGCGGTAAAGATGAGCGTGTAGCTGTTTCTCTTTCCGGCTGGCTCGAGAAGGATCTGAGTGATGAGGAACTGACAGCCCGCGCGGAGGAATTGATGAGTGGCGCAGGCGCGGTTGTTCAAGAGAGAGTCGCTAAAGACAATCTGGTCAGCCTGACAGGTTATAGTGCGCGATTTTCACGTGACCTGCGCTATGCAGGGAAAGAAGTTAACCTGAATGTGGCGATACGACGCAGTCCATCCTCCCACGGCGCGCTAATTTATGTAGCGTCGCCGGTTATTCTTACGGAATATTAG